GCCGGTAACGCCGTGCAAGATGATCCCCAAGCGTGCCATGTTTTCCTCCCTGGAATCGTTTGCGGCGGGAGCGGGCATCAAGCCCGGCCCTCCCAAGCCGGTAACTAAACAGTTACTTGATGGCAGAAGAGCGGCGAGGCTGTCAATAGTCAAATCCTGATTTCGGAATCAGAGCCTTTCCGGGTTAGATTGAAGCATTCTGCCGGAGCAGGTTTTCGTCAGGGCAAAGGCGATCGGCTCGGACATACCTCTTGGTACGTCCGAGCCGATCGCCTTTGATCCTGGCTAGAGATGCCCGGCCCTTCGGGTTGGCTGAAACGGGCCGGCTGATCGATCGGCCGGCTTGGCCGTAGAGCTTGGCTACGACGCGCGCCGGCCGGTCGACCATCCGACTCCGTTTGAGCCAACAGAATGCTGCAATCTAACCCGGAAAGGCTCTAATGCTTGATCGAGGCGAGCGTCACGTGGACGATATGTCTTTCCCAAGCATTGAGATGGTTCGGCTCGATCAGGTCGCGGCCGAAGATCGTTGAAAGCGTGTACTGGTTGGACAGGTAGAAATAGCCGAGCGAGGCGATCGTCAGATAGACGTGCAGCGGATCGGCGGTCTCGACGAAGACGCCTTGCTTCTTTCCCCGCTCGAGCACATCAGAAAGCTCGCCGATCAGATGCGAATGCAGTTCCTTGAGCCGAACGGACTGGCGCAGCCAGCGGGCCCGATGCAGATTTTCCGTGCCGAGCAGGCTGAGGAATTCCGGGTGCTGGAGAAAATAACGCCAGGTGAAGAGCGCCAGTTCGCCGATGCCCTCCTCCGGGCTGCGGTCGCCGATATGCAGCGCGCGCTCGGCGGTGCGGATGCCGACATAGGCTTCTTCGAGGACTCTCAGATAGAGCTGCTCCTTGTCGCCGAAATAGTGGTAGAGCATGCGCTTGTTGGTGCCGGCGCGCTCGGCAATGGCGTCGACGCGGGCCCCGCCCATGCCGTTTTCGGCAAATTCCCGGGTGGCCGCTTCCAGGATCGCGGCGCGCGTCCGCTCCGGATCGCGCTGCGCCGTGCGTTCCTGAGATGGGCGCCGGGATTTTTTCTTCTCCCCGTTTTCGCCGTTGTCGTTCATCGTTTCCCCTCCGTCTCGCATGTTGCGCTCATAAGCCTTCGGTGCGAAATTGTAAAAACCGAATTTAGAAGGGCGGCGAGCAAGAACCGACACCCCGCTTGACAGGCTTGCCGCTTTGCTCGTAGCTTGTAACCAATTAGTTATTTATGCAAGAGTAACGACATCGGAAGCGTGTGGAGGCGCTTCCCCTTTGGAGGAGGAAAAAATGAGCCTACGTGTAAGCAGACGTAATTTCATGGCGGGAGGCGCAACGCTTCTTTCGCTCTCGGCGCTCGGAACCAGCGCTTTTGCACAGGA
This Rhizobium acidisoli DNA region includes the following protein-coding sequences:
- a CDS encoding TetR/AcrR family transcriptional regulator, coding for MNDNGENGEKKKSRRPSQERTAQRDPERTRAAILEAATREFAENGMGGARVDAIAERAGTNKRMLYHYFGDKEQLYLRVLEEAYVGIRTAERALHIGDRSPEEGIGELALFTWRYFLQHPEFLSLLGTENLHRARWLRQSVRLKELHSHLIGELSDVLERGKKQGVFVETADPLHVYLTIASLGYFYLSNQYTLSTIFGRDLIEPNHLNAWERHIVHVTLASIKH